Proteins encoded by one window of Sorangium aterium:
- a CDS encoding type II toxin-antitoxin system RatA family toxin — MPTIQSTAEIDTACDALFALSQDYDLRLEWDPFLREMRYRDGATEPAVGVRVWVRAKNGLSMEARYITLNPPEQVAITMVEGPRIFRQFSGAWLFKALSPQRTRVTFRYNFTARPQVLAPVLEPVMAAVLKRDIEQRLAGLKQSAETTDILQRLPRRGPATV, encoded by the coding sequence ATGCCCACGATCCAGAGCACCGCCGAGATCGACACCGCCTGCGACGCGCTCTTCGCGCTGTCCCAGGACTACGATCTCCGGCTCGAGTGGGACCCGTTCCTCCGCGAGATGCGCTACCGCGACGGCGCGACCGAGCCCGCCGTCGGCGTGCGGGTGTGGGTGCGGGCGAAGAACGGGCTGTCCATGGAGGCCCGTTACATCACCCTGAACCCGCCGGAGCAGGTGGCCATCACCATGGTCGAGGGGCCGCGGATCTTCCGCCAGTTCTCGGGCGCGTGGCTCTTCAAGGCGCTGTCCCCGCAGCGGACCCGCGTCACGTTCCGCTACAACTTCACCGCGCGCCCGCAGGTCCTCGCCCCGGTGCTGGAGCCGGTGATGGCGGCCGTGCTGAAGCGCGACATCGAGCAGCGCCTCGCCGGGCTCAAGCAGAGCGCCGAGACGACGGACATCCTGCAGCGGCTGCCGCGGCGCGGCCCGGCAACCGTCTGA
- a CDS encoding helix-turn-helix domain-containing protein: MARVSRAGGGVEPAVRFNHTLLQRARLELDLTQEQVAASIGVDVRTYRRYESGAVNDPRLGFSVRSPSRRRIIERLGAELGLAEAELLVVGAEAAPGAEPAAEEAGASSQAAEAPAGAGKAPAGAGRALDEETGGKAPAGGPAPLQGAAPAWRPLHAHTLQRARHFVGRAETLDRLATWADGSPPSPRVIALLGIGGAGKTAIAERFLQGLGDTPRPGGVLVWSFYDDPRTEAFLDQAAAYFAQGAGASSPVAPRPPAAPGEQLARLKEALGQGPPHLLVLDGLETVQAEGGAGRAHGELHDALLRRLLCAVASGLGGARALVTSRFELADLSAWAEGGLAAIRPEPLCEGDAASLLRRWGIRGDDGALGALFERTGGHALSVAVLGSYVGAFLGGDAGRLSAAQAAHLAEAEHDDVLARRLSSVLSAYARALPPGERDLLARLSVFPGGAGEEALLQLVRAGGEIAGAMAAWGAAELARGLARLERLGLVFAARPGERCYSTHPFVRQHFKSLLGVPPERVHAAGSAAPPPRLDEAPRRAPREREAVDAYEAILTELLGAGRAGEAYEIYALALGGFAHLGLKLGDMARGARILRAFAGGDDPRDMPASLPARARASLAYDAGLYAGALGDLAFACACYEAHNELAGALGDPALLAMGLRTLAYTERLRGNLTGARGLLERSAEIAGGAAGSARRAADQVHAVRALALLAAVLHDLGEVDAAGERFARLRELGDAPVARRALWEAEHALALGRRDEAREATERNIAECRRRGWEGHVAHGHTLLGLALLDGGGDGDVAPAEAHLVEARRWASATGEVEVALRCHELAARIALAAGRLDDGARQALEGLHVAEACGFGPFRARLAVVAARCALARGARAAASATALADSAVAWAGEDAWARADALHWAGVARAAAARGEERARGRELLAEAAALRARLRHPGAAATREALARPGG, translated from the coding sequence ATGGCACGGGTCTCCAGGGCGGGCGGCGGCGTGGAGCCCGCGGTCCGCTTCAACCACACGCTCCTCCAGCGGGCGCGGCTCGAGCTCGACCTGACGCAGGAGCAGGTCGCCGCGTCGATCGGCGTCGACGTGCGGACCTACCGCCGCTACGAGTCGGGCGCGGTCAACGATCCGCGGCTCGGCTTCTCGGTCCGGAGCCCGTCCCGGCGGCGCATCATCGAGCGCCTCGGCGCCGAGCTCGGCCTCGCCGAGGCGGAGCTGCTCGTCGTCGGGGCCGAGGCGGCGCCGGGGGCGGAGCCCGCCGCAGAGGAAGCGGGAGCATCGAGCCAGGCCGCGGAGGCGCCCGCGGGGGCGGGGAAGGCGCCCGCGGGGGCGGGGAGGGCGCTCGACGAGGAGACAGGGGGGAAGGCGCCGGCCGGCGGGCCCGCGCCGTTGCAGGGAGCCGCCCCGGCGTGGCGCCCGCTGCACGCGCACACGCTCCAGCGAGCGCGGCACTTCGTCGGGCGCGCGGAGACCCTCGATCGGCTCGCCACGTGGGCCGACGGTTCGCCGCCGTCCCCACGGGTGATCGCGCTCCTCGGCATCGGCGGGGCGGGCAAGACCGCGATCGCCGAGCGCTTCCTCCAGGGGCTCGGCGACACCCCGCGGCCCGGCGGGGTGCTCGTCTGGAGCTTCTACGACGATCCCAGGACCGAGGCGTTCCTCGACCAGGCGGCGGCCTACTTCGCGCAGGGCGCGGGCGCCTCGAGTCCGGTGGCGCCGCGGCCGCCGGCGGCGCCCGGAGAGCAGCTCGCGCGGCTGAAAGAGGCGCTGGGACAGGGGCCGCCGCACCTGCTCGTGCTCGACGGGCTCGAGACCGTGCAGGCCGAGGGGGGCGCAGGGCGCGCGCACGGCGAGCTCCACGACGCGCTCCTCCGGCGGCTGCTCTGCGCGGTCGCGTCCGGGCTCGGCGGCGCGCGGGCGCTCGTCACGTCGCGCTTCGAGCTCGCGGATCTGTCCGCCTGGGCAGAGGGCGGGCTCGCGGCGATCCGGCCGGAGCCGCTCTGCGAGGGCGACGCCGCGTCGCTCCTGCGCCGCTGGGGCATCCGCGGCGACGACGGCGCCCTCGGCGCGCTGTTCGAGAGGACGGGCGGCCACGCGCTCTCGGTCGCCGTCCTCGGCTCCTACGTGGGCGCGTTCCTCGGCGGCGACGCGGGGCGGCTCTCCGCGGCGCAAGCGGCGCACCTCGCCGAGGCCGAGCACGACGACGTCCTCGCCCGCCGCCTGAGCTCGGTGCTGTCGGCCTACGCGCGCGCGCTGCCGCCGGGCGAGCGGGACCTCCTCGCGCGCCTCTCGGTGTTCCCCGGCGGCGCCGGCGAGGAGGCGCTGCTCCAGCTGGTGCGGGCCGGCGGCGAGATCGCGGGCGCCATGGCGGCGTGGGGCGCCGCGGAGCTCGCGCGCGGGCTCGCCCGGCTGGAGCGGCTGGGGCTCGTGTTCGCGGCGCGCCCGGGCGAGCGCTGCTACTCGACGCACCCCTTCGTGCGGCAGCACTTCAAGTCGCTGCTCGGCGTGCCGCCGGAGCGCGTCCACGCCGCGGGGAGCGCCGCGCCGCCGCCGCGCCTCGACGAGGCGCCGCGCCGGGCGCCGCGGGAACGCGAGGCGGTCGACGCGTACGAGGCCATCCTCACCGAGCTGCTCGGCGCCGGGCGGGCGGGCGAGGCGTACGAGATCTACGCGCTCGCCCTCGGCGGCTTCGCGCACCTCGGGCTCAAGCTCGGCGACATGGCCCGCGGCGCCCGCATCCTGCGCGCGTTCGCCGGCGGCGACGACCCTCGGGACATGCCGGCCTCGCTGCCGGCGCGCGCGAGGGCGTCGCTCGCGTACGACGCGGGGCTCTACGCCGGTGCGCTCGGCGACCTCGCGTTCGCCTGCGCCTGCTACGAGGCGCACAACGAGCTCGCCGGTGCGCTGGGCGACCCGGCGCTGCTCGCGATGGGCCTGCGCACGCTGGCGTACACCGAGCGGCTGCGGGGCAACCTGACCGGGGCGCGCGGCCTGCTCGAGCGATCGGCGGAGATCGCCGGAGGCGCCGCGGGGAGCGCCCGTCGCGCCGCGGACCAGGTCCACGCCGTGCGCGCGCTGGCGCTGCTCGCCGCGGTGCTGCACGACCTCGGCGAGGTCGACGCGGCGGGCGAGCGCTTCGCGCGCCTGCGGGAGCTGGGCGACGCGCCGGTGGCGCGCCGCGCGCTCTGGGAGGCGGAGCACGCGCTCGCGCTCGGGCGCCGCGACGAGGCGCGCGAGGCCACGGAGCGGAACATCGCCGAGTGCAGGCGGAGGGGATGGGAGGGGCACGTCGCGCACGGCCACACGCTGCTCGGCCTCGCGCTGCTGGACGGAGGCGGCGACGGCGATGTCGCGCCGGCCGAGGCGCACCTCGTCGAGGCGCGCCGCTGGGCTTCCGCGACGGGCGAGGTGGAGGTCGCGCTGCGGTGCCACGAGCTCGCGGCGCGGATCGCGCTCGCCGCTGGCCGGCTCGACGACGGCGCGCGGCAGGCGCTGGAGGGGCTGCATGTCGCGGAAGCGTGCGGGTTCGGCCCGTTCCGCGCCCGGCTCGCGGTCGTCGCCGCGCGGTGCGCGCTGGCCCGCGGCGCGAGGGCGGCGGCGTCCGCGACGGCGCTCGCCGACTCGGCTGTTGCGTGGGCGGGCGAGGACGCGTGGGCGAGGGCGGACGCGCTGCACTGGGCGGGCGTCGCGCGCGCAGCGGCCGCGCGCGGCGAGGAGCGCGCGCGAGGGCGGGAGCTGCTCGCCGAGGCGGCGGCGCTGCGGGCGCGCCTGCGCCACCCCGGGGCCGCGGCGACGCGGGAGGCGCTCGCGCGGCCAGGCGGATGA
- a CDS encoding Uma2 family endonuclease yields the protein MNEPARGIVWTYAEYLEQERASPTKHEFRNGEIFAMAGGTPEHARLCANVIAELRAQLRERPCAVYSADLRVRVQATGLSTYSDVSVVCGRLECDLEDKDAALNPIVLVEVLSESSEAYDRGQKFAHYRRIPSLREYVLVSQHEQRIEVFHRNEDDSWTLREARAGEGVHLEAIGCALSVDEVYRDPLAQVATEVEG from the coding sequence ATGAACGAGCCGGCGCGCGGGATCGTCTGGACATACGCCGAGTATCTCGAGCAGGAGCGGGCGAGCCCGACGAAGCACGAGTTCCGGAACGGCGAGATCTTCGCGATGGCCGGTGGAACGCCGGAGCACGCGCGCCTGTGCGCGAACGTGATCGCGGAACTCCGGGCGCAGCTCCGCGAGCGGCCCTGCGCGGTCTACTCCGCTGATCTGCGCGTCCGGGTCCAGGCGACCGGGCTCTCCACGTACTCTGACGTCAGCGTCGTTTGCGGGAGGCTCGAGTGCGATCTCGAGGACAAGGACGCAGCTCTTAACCCGATCGTTCTGGTCGAGGTCCTCTCCGAGAGCTCGGAGGCCTACGACCGTGGGCAGAAGTTCGCGCACTACCGGCGGATCCCCTCGCTCCGGGAGTACGTGCTCGTCTCGCAGCACGAGCAGCGCATCGAGGTGTTTCACCGCAACGAGGACGACTCGTGGACGCTCCGGGAGGCCCGCGCGGGAGAGGGCGTGCACCTCGAGGCGATCGGGTGCGCTCTGTCGGTCGACGAGGTTTACCGGGACCCGCTCGCCCAGGTCGCGACGGAGGTGGAGGGGTGA
- a CDS encoding UDP-2,3-diacylglucosamine diphosphatase, with the protein MDGAARDIFVISDLHIGDGGARDNFEAGKKTSQLRAFLDHVGSEGGELFILGDLFELWQMNLSLLFVKRRALLDQLAALRLVYVPGNHDVDLVHFIETDLLNHPFFACMRAPFTRELDGKRFHFCHGHETDPFNAGDEPGFGRMFSILAGVAEDENGSPLLKGGESVEDVLEKFGDSILTIWKRTLATMSQRVTERDRSPRGALTPAQNPDRLGEHVVGVRAELDTGAYDVAVLGHTHKAGSIGDWYFNSGSWAGPLNSFLRISPDGHVRYLEWKDGRAVERAMPLVLPDAKPDRARSATKSPVAAAISAARTMFPKPTRPERSRWILIAQGALALSVGAGALAISAGQGSSAGWRLLVSAFAAYALVDGALSLVGALREPPIRRLLSRVRGVASLLLGLVVLRRGHMVEMFVVLVGFFAFISGALRVAASIVLKGMVESRWLFLVGAGSTVAGLVLLLLPASAVPLKFALAGYLCYYGAGELLAGVFGQRLPRAAGVRPSA; encoded by the coding sequence ATGGATGGCGCAGCCAGGGATATCTTCGTCATCAGCGATCTGCACATCGGTGACGGCGGCGCGCGCGACAACTTCGAGGCAGGCAAGAAGACGTCGCAGCTGCGTGCATTCCTCGACCACGTGGGCAGCGAGGGGGGCGAGCTCTTCATCCTCGGGGACCTCTTCGAGCTCTGGCAGATGAACCTCAGCCTCCTGTTCGTGAAGCGGCGGGCGCTCCTCGACCAGCTCGCCGCGCTGAGGCTCGTCTACGTGCCCGGCAACCATGACGTCGATCTCGTGCACTTCATCGAGACGGACCTCCTCAATCACCCCTTCTTCGCGTGCATGCGCGCGCCGTTCACCCGGGAGCTCGACGGCAAGCGGTTCCACTTCTGCCACGGGCACGAGACCGATCCGTTCAACGCCGGGGACGAGCCTGGCTTCGGCCGCATGTTCTCCATCCTCGCCGGCGTCGCCGAGGACGAGAACGGCTCTCCTCTCCTCAAGGGCGGCGAGAGCGTGGAGGACGTCCTCGAGAAATTCGGCGACTCGATACTGACGATCTGGAAACGCACCCTGGCGACGATGAGCCAGCGCGTGACGGAGAGGGACCGGTCCCCCCGCGGGGCATTGACGCCGGCGCAGAACCCGGATCGGCTCGGCGAGCACGTGGTCGGCGTCCGCGCGGAGCTCGACACGGGCGCCTACGACGTGGCTGTCCTCGGGCACACCCACAAGGCAGGCTCCATCGGTGACTGGTATTTCAACAGCGGTTCATGGGCCGGGCCTCTCAACTCGTTCCTTCGCATCTCTCCGGACGGACATGTCCGCTATCTTGAGTGGAAAGACGGTCGCGCCGTCGAGCGCGCGATGCCCCTCGTGCTCCCGGACGCGAAGCCCGATCGCGCACGTTCGGCGACGAAGAGCCCGGTCGCCGCGGCCATCTCCGCCGCGAGGACGATGTTCCCGAAGCCTACGCGCCCGGAGCGCTCCCGATGGATCCTCATCGCGCAAGGCGCCCTGGCGCTCTCCGTGGGCGCCGGCGCCCTGGCGATCTCCGCCGGTCAGGGCTCCTCCGCGGGGTGGCGCCTGCTCGTCTCGGCCTTCGCCGCCTACGCGCTCGTCGACGGCGCCCTGTCGCTCGTCGGTGCGTTGCGGGAGCCGCCCATCCGACGTCTCCTCTCCCGCGTGCGCGGCGTGGCGAGCCTCCTTCTAGGCCTCGTCGTGCTCCGTCGCGGTCACATGGTCGAGATGTTCGTGGTCCTCGTGGGGTTCTTTGCGTTCATCTCCGGCGCGCTGCGCGTCGCGGCGTCGATCGTGCTCAAGGGAATGGTGGAGTCGAGGTGGCTTTTCCTCGTCGGCGCCGGCTCGACGGTCGCGGGCCTCGTCCTGCTGCTCTTGCCCGCGTCGGCCGTGCCGCTCAAGTTCGCGCTGGCCGGCTACCTCTGTTACTACGGCGCGGGGGAGCTCCTGGCAGGCGTCTTCGGGCAGCGGCTGCCCAGGGCGGCAGGCGTCCGTCCCTCCGCATGA
- a CDS encoding serine hydrolase domain-containing protein, translating to MSLRNVFSMVLVSALLGSSALLAGCSDAGGTPENTGGGTGVGGEAGSGGQDAGSGGQDAGSGSQDAGSGSQDAGSGGQDAGSGGQGAGSGGQDAGSGCGGDPSGECTDGSTNGANTDPDDPVQQGADHLVGDLEFPAVLVAVGDRDGQTRHYTSGVGDLETEAKVPVDGQVRIGSSSKSFTAVVVLQLVGEGEVDLDAPIETYLPDLVRGDGIDGREITVRQLLQHTSGLPDYDDVLLAEGVFKLQHTYFDPHALLDMALAQPGKTPGSEWAYSNTNYVLAGMIIEKVTGRPLNEEITRRIIERIGLRHTYLPGVGEQGIRGCHPKGYHTDVPREPLQDITELDPGWGWAAGQVIATPSGLNRFYTALFGGELLEPAQLEELRTTVDAPAMWPGARYGLGVVSTPLSCGGLVWGHGGDIPGYHTRGGVTDDGRAVTVAITVLPYFLYGEEGAEQAYMDVLDLVDTALCE from the coding sequence ATGAGCTTGCGAAACGTCTTTTCGATGGTCCTCGTCTCGGCGCTGCTCGGATCCTCGGCCCTGCTCGCGGGCTGCTCCGACGCCGGTGGGACGCCGGAGAACACGGGCGGCGGCACCGGCGTGGGCGGAGAGGCCGGCAGCGGCGGTCAGGACGCCGGCAGCGGCGGTCAGGACGCCGGCAGCGGCAGTCAGGACGCCGGCAGCGGCAGTCAGGACGCCGGCAGCGGCGGTCAGGATGCCGGCAGCGGCGGTCAAGGCGCCGGCAGTGGCGGCCAGGATGCCGGCAGCGGCTGCGGAGGCGATCCGTCGGGCGAGTGCACCGATGGTTCCACGAACGGCGCCAACACCGATCCCGACGATCCGGTGCAGCAAGGCGCCGATCATCTCGTGGGCGACCTCGAGTTCCCCGCTGTCCTGGTCGCGGTCGGTGATCGCGACGGGCAGACCCGTCACTACACCTCAGGTGTCGGCGACCTGGAGACCGAGGCGAAAGTGCCTGTCGACGGGCAAGTGCGCATCGGCAGCAGCAGCAAGAGCTTCACCGCGGTGGTCGTCCTCCAGCTCGTCGGCGAGGGCGAGGTCGACCTCGACGCGCCGATCGAGACTTACCTGCCGGACCTCGTGCGCGGCGACGGCATCGACGGCCGCGAGATCACGGTGCGGCAGCTCCTGCAGCACACGAGCGGGCTGCCCGACTACGACGATGTGCTCCTGGCCGAGGGCGTCTTCAAGCTCCAGCACACCTACTTCGATCCCCACGCGCTGCTGGACATGGCGCTGGCGCAGCCGGGGAAGACCCCCGGCTCCGAATGGGCGTACAGCAACACCAACTATGTTCTCGCGGGCATGATCATCGAGAAGGTCACCGGACGCCCTCTGAACGAGGAGATCACGCGCCGGATCATCGAGCGAATCGGGCTGCGCCACACCTACCTCCCCGGCGTCGGCGAGCAGGGCATCCGCGGGTGCCATCCAAAGGGCTATCACACGGACGTGCCCCGTGAGCCGCTGCAAGACATCACCGAGCTCGACCCGGGATGGGGATGGGCCGCCGGACAGGTGATCGCGACCCCGAGCGGCCTCAACCGATTCTATACCGCCCTCTTCGGCGGCGAGCTCCTCGAGCCGGCGCAGCTGGAGGAGCTCCGCACCACGGTCGACGCCCCCGCCATGTGGCCCGGCGCTCGGTACGGTCTCGGCGTGGTCAGCACCCCGCTGAGCTGCGGTGGCCTCGTCTGGGGCCACGGCGGCGACATCCCCGGCTACCACACCCGCGGCGGCGTCACCGACGACGGCCGCGCCGTCACCGTGGCGATCACGGTGCTGCCGTACTTCCTCTACGGCGAAGAGGGCGCCGAGCAGGCGTACATGGACGTCCTCGACCTCGTCGATACCGCCCTGTGCGAGTGA
- the traA gene encoding outer membrane exchange protein TraA family protein produces the protein MFHRRPKLTISFVLALSTALGAPGSANAEPVIIEGGPVAPLPAGGGTGLCGAQRSSSEPDVDFWVSTSDGAGFIEKMNTFFDAGQEELVSSVVRTPLDLSNKYGAGGEVSFGDFLDAASDCPAGGCDFVANEPDVAFGMRLRGYLAVPPEYVEQPVHFGIYADDAVALVIYDSAQAAYPVLVQPPALGAPSWRMTNTVTFAEEGLYPVEILYAAIVEHSELEVSLLVGEFADFQLRAGEAASTNLAESGFTLLEPAAFHRSVAGDASASDEDACAQCGREFIGQSGNNGCEAGSYCNDAALCAPCAVDAFCGPSCDPCSAAAPRCALVEGTPACVACVSDADCDDGEVCDSVAHACVAPPPEPGPDAGSGGAGGAGAGGGGEGGGGASEPVSVSGDGGCGCRVGGEGRQGGGLAFALAGLGLGLAGARRRTRAASRWSAATERGSR, from the coding sequence ATGTTCCACCGACGTCCCAAGCTGACGATCTCTTTCGTGCTCGCCCTCTCCACGGCGCTGGGAGCACCGGGCTCCGCGAACGCCGAGCCGGTGATCATCGAAGGAGGTCCTGTAGCTCCGCTCCCCGCCGGGGGAGGAACGGGCCTGTGCGGCGCGCAAAGGTCATCGTCCGAGCCAGATGTCGACTTCTGGGTTTCGACGAGCGACGGGGCGGGCTTCATCGAGAAGATGAACACGTTCTTCGACGCGGGGCAGGAAGAGCTCGTGAGCTCCGTGGTGCGCACACCGCTCGATCTCTCGAACAAGTACGGCGCCGGGGGCGAGGTGAGCTTCGGCGATTTTCTGGACGCTGCCTCCGACTGCCCGGCAGGAGGGTGCGACTTCGTCGCGAACGAGCCCGACGTGGCGTTCGGCATGCGCCTGCGCGGCTACCTTGCCGTGCCGCCCGAGTATGTCGAGCAGCCGGTCCACTTTGGCATTTACGCCGACGACGCCGTGGCCCTCGTGATCTACGACTCGGCGCAGGCCGCCTATCCGGTGCTGGTGCAGCCACCCGCGCTCGGCGCACCCAGCTGGCGAATGACGAATACCGTCACGTTCGCCGAGGAGGGCCTGTACCCCGTCGAGATCCTCTATGCCGCGATCGTCGAGCATTCAGAGCTCGAGGTGTCGCTCCTGGTAGGCGAGTTCGCGGATTTTCAGCTCAGGGCCGGCGAGGCCGCCAGCACGAACCTCGCCGAGTCCGGCTTCACGCTGCTCGAGCCGGCGGCGTTCCATCGGAGCGTGGCGGGCGACGCCTCCGCGTCGGACGAGGACGCCTGTGCGCAGTGCGGCCGCGAGTTCATCGGCCAGAGCGGAAACAACGGCTGCGAGGCGGGCTCCTACTGCAACGACGCCGCGCTGTGTGCGCCGTGCGCCGTCGACGCCTTCTGCGGGCCTTCGTGCGACCCGTGCAGCGCGGCGGCGCCGCGCTGCGCCCTCGTGGAGGGCACGCCGGCGTGCGTCGCGTGCGTGAGCGATGCGGACTGCGATGACGGCGAGGTCTGCGACTCCGTGGCGCACGCCTGCGTCGCGCCGCCGCCCGAGCCGGGCCCCGACGCGGGCTCCGGCGGCGCGGGCGGCGCCGGCGCGGGTGGGGGCGGGGAGGGCGGTGGCGGGGCGTCCGAGCCTGTCTCTGTGAGCGGTGACGGCGGCTGCGGATGCCGGGTCGGCGGCGAGGGGCGGCAGGGCGGCGGGCTCGCCTTCGCGCTCGCGGGGCTCGGGCTCGGGCTCGCGGGCGCTCGTCGCCGGACGCGCGCGGCCTCGCGGTGGAGCGCGGCCACGGAGCGCGGCTCGCGCTGA
- a CDS encoding prolyl hydroxylase family protein encodes MSTLHAERTAQCTDYTDDLRIFTVTNVLSPDECEGFIALAEARGFEQAPIGGTEIINLEVRKNGRVIVDDPELAASLWERLAPWTPPSFGLHRAVGLNERFRYYRYTKGEYFNWHGDGSFVRSDGERSLFTAMIYLNDDFEGGTTDFWGGRSIAPRRGMALLFEHRRLHRGAAVTRGSKYVLRSDVMYRRG; translated from the coding sequence ATGAGCACCCTGCACGCCGAACGAACCGCCCAGTGCACCGACTACACCGACGATCTCCGCATCTTCACGGTGACGAACGTCCTGTCGCCCGACGAGTGCGAGGGCTTCATCGCGCTCGCCGAGGCGCGAGGCTTCGAGCAGGCGCCGATCGGAGGGACCGAGATCATCAACCTCGAGGTGCGCAAGAACGGCCGCGTCATCGTCGACGATCCGGAGCTCGCCGCGAGCCTCTGGGAGCGGCTCGCGCCGTGGACGCCGCCGAGCTTCGGCCTCCACCGCGCCGTCGGGCTGAACGAGCGCTTCCGCTACTACCGGTACACCAAAGGCGAATATTTCAACTGGCACGGCGACGGGTCGTTCGTGCGATCCGACGGCGAGCGGAGCCTGTTCACCGCGATGATCTACCTGAACGACGACTTCGAGGGCGGCACGACCGATTTCTGGGGCGGTCGGAGCATCGCCCCGCGGCGCGGGATGGCGCTCCTGTTCGAGCACCGCCGGCTCCACCGCGGGGCCGCCGTGACGCGGGGGAGCAAGTACGTCCTCCGCAGCGATGTGATGTACCGGCGCGGGTGA
- a CDS encoding serine hydrolase domain-containing protein, whose protein sequence is MKSPHHRFASPRTPAARAATMRMRSVLSTVLVSALLGSSALLAGCSDGSGAPATTHAASGAGGSGAESGAGGDESGGGGDDAGSGSGSGSGSGSGGGGGGGKPSGECTGDPTLHANMDPDDIVQQGADRLVRDDKFPAVLVAVGDRDGQTRHYTAGVGDLETGASVPVDGRVRIGSNSKPFTAVVVLQLVGEGKVDLDAPIETYLPDLVRGDGIDGREITVRQLLQHTSGLPDYVGLALGEDVFEVLHTYFQPRALLDLALTQPATFAPGAEWAYSNTNYIVAGLLVERVTGRPLAEEITRRVIERIGLRSTYIPDVGEQGIRGCHPRGYHAALGEPLRDVTELDPSQAGAAGNIISTPSDVNRFFSALLGGELLDAAQLEEMRTTVDASAMWPGYRYGLGLSSSPLSCGGVLWGHGGDIFGYETSGGVTEDGRAVTVAVTALPSAVPSVHTREEAYAAYANVLALSEAALCE, encoded by the coding sequence ATGAAATCTCCGCACCATCGCTTCGCTTCCCCGAGAACACCGGCCGCCCGCGCAGCAACCATGCGTATGCGAAGCGTGCTCTCGACGGTCCTCGTCTCGGCGCTGCTCGGGTCTTCAGCCCTGCTTGCGGGCTGCTCCGACGGCAGCGGGGCGCCGGCGACGACGCACGCCGCAAGCGGCGCGGGCGGCAGCGGCGCCGAGAGCGGTGCAGGGGGAGACGAGAGCGGCGGTGGCGGCGACGACGCCGGCAGCGGCAGCGGCAGCGGCAGCGGCAGCGGCAGCGGCGGAGGCGGAGGCGGAGGAAAACCGTCAGGCGAGTGCACCGGCGATCCCACCCTCCACGCCAACATGGATCCCGACGACATTGTGCAGCAAGGCGCGGACCGCCTGGTGCGCGACGACAAGTTCCCCGCCGTCCTGGTCGCCGTCGGTGACCGCGACGGGCAGACCCGTCACTACACCGCCGGTGTCGGCGACCTGGAGACCGGTGCGAGCGTGCCTGTCGACGGGCGGGTGCGCATCGGCAGCAACAGCAAGCCCTTCACCGCGGTGGTCGTCCTGCAGCTCGTCGGCGAGGGCAAGGTCGACCTCGACGCGCCGATCGAGACGTACCTGCCGGATCTCGTCCGCGGCGACGGCATCGACGGGCGCGAGATCACGGTGCGCCAGCTGCTGCAGCACACGAGCGGCCTGCCCGATTACGTCGGGCTGGCCCTGGGCGAGGACGTCTTCGAGGTCCTGCACACCTATTTCCAGCCCCGCGCCCTGCTCGACCTGGCGCTGACGCAGCCGGCGACGTTCGCCCCTGGCGCCGAATGGGCGTACAGCAACACGAACTACATCGTCGCCGGCTTGCTCGTCGAGAGGGTCACCGGCCGCCCTCTGGCCGAGGAGATCACACGCCGGGTCATCGAGCGCATCGGGCTGCGCAGCACCTATATCCCCGACGTCGGCGAGCAGGGCATCCGGGGGTGCCATCCCAGGGGTTATCACGCGGCGCTCGGTGAGCCGCTGCGCGACGTCACGGAACTCGACCCGTCCCAGGCGGGGGCCGCCGGGAACATCATCTCCACGCCGAGCGACGTGAACCGCTTCTTCTCCGCCCTGCTCGGCGGCGAGCTGCTCGATGCGGCGCAGCTCGAGGAAATGCGTACGACCGTGGACGCTTCCGCCATGTGGCCCGGCTACCGGTACGGGCTCGGTCTGAGCAGTAGCCCGCTGAGCTGCGGCGGCGTCCTCTGGGGCCACGGCGGCGACATCTTCGGCTACGAGACCAGCGGCGGCGTCACCGAGGACGGCCGCGCCGTCACCGTCGCCGTCACGGCGCTGCCCTCGGCCGTGCCGAGCGTCCACACCCGCGAGGAGGCCTACGCCGCGTACGCCAACGTCCTCGCGCTCTCCGAAGCCGCGCTGTGCGAGTGA